In Cherax quadricarinatus isolate ZL_2023a chromosome 61, ASM3850222v1, whole genome shotgun sequence, a single window of DNA contains:
- the LOC128699450 gene encoding uncharacterized protein isoform X2, producing METPAEVDNKDWCAIWSTIVVSGTIAFIGLSFVLKDIITLGLVLLFIGGGITIVAVCAAVGKCSQNQQKDQDSSQENMDRPPSYRISWRRSFLRRYRRHTSLENEVTEVSHLEDGLPSMGSTSFHNPSTQPSVILMAFQPATATTSHTSLHTDNYVPHSQGNVFPPRSIASTRHSVSLSNIMDPPSYEAAVAIMDETSLRKLRSEISLPSAPLT from the exons ATGGAAACACCTGCAGAGGTCGACAACAAAGAT TGGTGCGCCATCTGGAGTACGATTGTAGTGTCTGGAACCATTGCCTTCATCGGCTTGTCCTTTGTCTTGAAGGACATTATTACCCTGGGTCTGGTGCTGCTGTTTATTGGAG GAGGTATCACCATAGTTGCTGTGTGTGCAGCAGTGGGCAAGTGTTCACAGAACCAACAGAAGGACCAAGACTCATCACAGGAGAACATGGACCGCCCTCCCTCATACAGGATTTCTTGGAGAAGATCTTTCTTACGTCGCTACCGACGCCACAC CTCACTAGAAAATGAAGTAACAGAGGTATCACACTTGGAGGATGGATTACCTTCCATGGGGTCCACCTCCTTCCATAACCCCAGCACACAGCCCAGTGTCATCCTCATGGCTTTTCAGCCAGCCAcagccaccacctcccacacttcTCTACATACTGACAACTATGTCCCACACAGCCAAGGCAATGTGTTTCCTCCCAGGAGTATCGCCAGCACAAGACACTCTGTATCTCTCTCAAATATCATGGATCCACCCAGCTATGAGGCTGCTGTGGCCATCATGGATGAAACTTCACTCAGGAAGCTCAGATCGGAAATATCACTGCCTTCAGCACCACTCACCTga
- the LOC128699450 gene encoding uncharacterized protein isoform X1 encodes MNVVTEKRIIFLFFLASTHWCAIWSTIVVSGTIAFIGLSFVLKDIITLGLVLLFIGGGITIVAVCAAVGKCSQNQQKDQDSSQENMDRPPSYRISWRRSFLRRYRRHTSLENEVTEVSHLEDGLPSMGSTSFHNPSTQPSVILMAFQPATATTSHTSLHTDNYVPHSQGNVFPPRSIASTRHSVSLSNIMDPPSYEAAVAIMDETSLRKLRSEISLPSAPLT; translated from the exons atgaatgtagtgacagagaagagaattatttttttattttttttagctagtACACAT TGGTGCGCCATCTGGAGTACGATTGTAGTGTCTGGAACCATTGCCTTCATCGGCTTGTCCTTTGTCTTGAAGGACATTATTACCCTGGGTCTGGTGCTGCTGTTTATTGGAG GAGGTATCACCATAGTTGCTGTGTGTGCAGCAGTGGGCAAGTGTTCACAGAACCAACAGAAGGACCAAGACTCATCACAGGAGAACATGGACCGCCCTCCCTCATACAGGATTTCTTGGAGAAGATCTTTCTTACGTCGCTACCGACGCCACAC CTCACTAGAAAATGAAGTAACAGAGGTATCACACTTGGAGGATGGATTACCTTCCATGGGGTCCACCTCCTTCCATAACCCCAGCACACAGCCCAGTGTCATCCTCATGGCTTTTCAGCCAGCCAcagccaccacctcccacacttcTCTACATACTGACAACTATGTCCCACACAGCCAAGGCAATGTGTTTCCTCCCAGGAGTATCGCCAGCACAAGACACTCTGTATCTCTCTCAAATATCATGGATCCACCCAGCTATGAGGCTGCTGTGGCCATCATGGATGAAACTTCACTCAGGAAGCTCAGATCGGAAATATCACTGCCTTCAGCACCACTCACCTga